Proteins from a single region of Gossypium arboreum isolate Shixiya-1 chromosome 1, ASM2569848v2, whole genome shotgun sequence:
- the LOC108483603 gene encoding serine/threonine-protein kinase D6PK, whose product MASKSSVIHSPEKLRKPFGSETGEGNSCRLSPIQITKTSDLAPVTPRIVPKKQNSVVITEGMQPSKPHKLKSVDSLTKKVDSGLSLSGGSPEDSREQEKKASEHGINSASDKSSDGATGLAKTSGSAKVGDHPDYNESGKSSICRGSTSSDVSDESTCSSLSSSINKPHKANDIRWEAIQAVRAKDGVLGLNHFRLLKRLGCGDIGSVYLSELNGTKCYFAMKVMDKASLASRKKLLRAQTEREILQSLDHPFLPTLYTHFETDKFSCLVMEFCPGGDLHTLRQRQPGKHFTELAVKFYVAEVLLALEYLHMLGIVYRDLKPENVLVREDGHIMLSDFDLSLRCAFNPTLVKLSTPESEPLRKNSTYCVQPACIEPSCIQPSCVVPTTCFSPRFFSSKSKKDRKPKNEMGNQVSPLPELIAEPTNARSMSFVGTHEYLAPEIIKGQGHGSAVDWWTFGIFLYELLFGKTPFKGSGNRATLFNVVGQPLRFPESPVVSFAARDLIRGLLVKEPQHRLAYKRGATEIKQHPFFEGVNWALIRCASPPEIPKPVEIERIPVPTSSAGDKPAVPVTKDQKNYLEFDFF is encoded by the exons ATGGCCTCAAAATCTAGTGTCATACATTCCCCTGAAAAGCTGAGGAAACCATTTGGTAGCGAAACTGGCGAAGGGAATTCTTGTCGGCTATCTCCTATACAAATCACAAAGACAAGTGATTTAGCGCCTGTTACTCCAAGGATAGTGCCTAAGAAACAAAATTCTGTTGTAATCACGGAGGGTATGCAGCCATCAAAACCTCATAAATTAAAGTCCGTTGATTCCTTGACGAAGAAAGTAGATTCAGGTCTATCCCTGAGTGGTGGATCACCAGAAGATTCTCGTGAACAAGAAAAGAAAGCATCGGAGCATGGGATTAATTCAGCTTCAGATAAATCTAGTGATGGGGCCACCGGCCTTGCTAAGACTAGCGGAAGTGCCAAAGTTGGTGATCATCCTGATTATAATGAGAGTGGTAAGAGCAGTATTTGCAGAGGTAGCACAAGCAGTGATGTGAGCGATGAAAGTACGTGTAGCAGCTTAAGTAGTAGTATCAACAAACCTCATAAGGCAAATGATATAAGGTGGGAAGCCATACAGGCTGTCCGAGCGAAAGATGGTGTGTTGGGTTTGAACCATTTCAGATTACTGAAGAGATTAGGCTGTGGGGATATTGGAAGTGTCTATCTTTCAGAATTAAATGGTACAAAGTGTTATTTTGCAATGAAGGTGATGGACAAAGCATCTTTAGCAAGTCGTAAGAAACTTCTTCGAGCTCAAACAGAGAGAGAAATACTACAATCCCTGGACCATCCCTTCCTTCCAACATTGTATACCCATTTCGAGACTGATAAATTTTCATGTTTAGTGATGGAGTTCTGCCCCGGCGGTGATTTGCATACACTAAGACAGAGACAACCAGGAAAGCATTTTACTGAGCTAGCAGTGAA ATTCTATGTAGCAGAGGTTCTCCTTGCTTTGGAATATCTCCACATGCTTGGTATTGTATATCGTGATCTCAAGCCAGAAAATGTTCTTGTTCGAGAAGATGGACACATAATGCTTTCAGACTTTGATCTTTCCCTCCGTTgtgctttcaatccaacactagTCAAGTTGTCCACACCTGAGTCTGAACCATTGCGAAAGAATTCAACTTATTGTGTACAACCAGCTTGCATTGAGCCCTCCTGCATCCAGCCATCATGTGTGGTACCTACAACATGTTTTTCACCTCGCTTCTTTTCATCAAAATCCAAAAAAGACCGCAAGCCGAAGAATGAAATGGGAAACCAAGTCAGTCCATTGCCTGAGCTTATTGCTGAGCCAACCAATGCTCGCTCCATGTCATTTGTGGGAACCCATGAGTACTTGGCTCCCGAAATTATCAAAGGTCAGGGACATGGAAGTGCTGTTGATTGGTGGACTTTTGGGATCTTCTTGTATGAGCTATTGTTTGGTAAAACGCCTTTCAAAGGATCTGGGAACCGAGCGACACTCTTCAATGTCGTAGGGCAACCCTTGAGATTTCCAGAATCACCAGTAGTAAGTTTTGCCGCAAGAGATTTGATAAGGGGTTTGTTGGTCAAAGAACCACAACATAGGTTAGCCTATAAGCGAGGTGCAACTGAGATTAAGCAACACCCTTTCTTTGAAGGTGTAAATTGGGCTTTAATTCGCTGTGCAAGCCCCCCGGAGATTCCAAAACCAGTTGAAATCGAGCGGATTCCGGTCCCCACATCATCAGCTGGCGATAAACCTGCTGTTCCTGTGACCAAGGATCAGAAAAACTATCTGGAATttgatttcttttaa